The following coding sequences lie in one Fusarium poae strain DAOMC 252244 chromosome 1, whole genome shotgun sequence genomic window:
- a CDS encoding hypothetical protein (BUSCO:5760at5125), whose protein sequence is MFPRVNALACVESRFDYLGTLRLCKSLVGLAAPGPYSTASSASLNSNLESDSDPSAPTSNHRDSVGSIIDDPFFQTYDPAIQAATASEDDDQSDGSSVYQSLDDQDHEHLFHDTKGHNFSNPAKPAKRRGRGEARKPDPYPDSDDNEASQHWPPPRRESLTAAPSSYWSQTPPTMESFNIAVIGSTGVGKSSFVQRVLGLSRPPISNASSVRMLVDNNSHAVTLLELDLEYFELNPTQPIQWPKQINGHIVPRVDAALILYDVTNHESVRELPQTLAALTNSGLPASLVACKCETPEAEWQVNAEAIASHTYFKSCVSTYKISSTDDIEVAKTCLHTILRAAMAHRREENGETVSRRRAQSAANLEAPDGGTGRPISQHSKHSRASSDFSLLKGFTIPTISEGYRTQTSRSPRRGQSASPNPEAGEVGTTQTLNNMLRTPGIRLDRPSTDSFLDVDESDPESYRYSDDIPILQRNDDNSLDKQAKTLGVTFDELVDRLLAPRLTRIDNNFSDVFLCLYRKFAAPGELFTAILTRLDQVREDKTAHYLSKTATQLRIIEVVAKWVSLYPGDFARPQTRRNLEEFIRHLSTEPIFSIAAQHMRRHLQFNVVEDDDTGWANSDEASDRLAGEILSKDMNELSSGVSVLTVESDTDGRPSGSSEVSLADRSSSVSSQAHFHTFEDYERAAASLEPTDNLPMNKFRYHIFMDIPNDDVADELTRIDWIMFSSIRIRDFVRHVSLSASQKERCKSLRNVNRMINHFNHIAKWVANMILLRDKAKHRALILEKFMHISLKLRQLNNYNGLAAVLAGVNGTAIHRLNQTRTLVPADIQKRFARLGILMGTQKSHFAYRLAWENSSLPRIPFIPLHRRDLVSAEEGSKTFVGADGDRINWKKFEVLGEVLLPMMKSQGASYPNLAKHENARELILGCRMPTDEEDIYQRSVQVESGSAGFAEPPKKKFPWFAK, encoded by the exons ATGTTCCCTCGTGTCAACGCCCTTGCTTGTGTTGAATCAC GTTTcgactacctaggtactttGAGATTG TGCAAAAGTCTTGTCG GCCTTGCCGCTCCTGGCCCATACTCGACAGCCAGCTCGGCTTCTCTGAACTCCAATCTCGAGAGCGACTCCGATCCCTCAGCGCCTACCAGTAATCATCGAGACTCGGTCGGCTCAATCATCGACGATCCTTTCTTCCAGACCTACGATCCAGCAATCCAAGCTGCTACCGCATCCGAGGACGACGACCAATCTGATGGAAGCTCAGTCTACCAATCTCTAGACGATCAAGACCACGAACATCTTTTTCACGACACAAAAGGGCATAACTTCAGTAACCCTGCCAAACCTGCCAAACGCAGAGGTCGTGGGGAAGCAAGAAAACCAGACCCATATCCAGACAGCGATGATAACGAAGCAAGTCAGCACTGGCCGCCTCCTCGTCGAGAGTCTTTGACCGCTGCACCCTCGTCATACTGG TCACAAACACCTCCAACCATGGAGAGTTTTAACATTGCCGTTATCGGTTCCACAGGTGTTGGCAAATCATCTTTTGTTCAGCGGGTCCTAGGCCTTTCTCGACCACCCATTTCCAATGCTTCTAGTGTTCGCATGTTAGTTGATAACAATTCTCATGCTGTAACTTTACTCGAGCTGGATCTGGAGTACTTTGAGCTGAACCCTACGCAACCTATCCAATGGCCCAAACAAATCAATGGGCACATTGTCCCTCGAGTGGACGCCGCGCTTATATTATATGATGTCACAAATCATGAGTCTGTGCGTGAGCTTCCTCAAACACTAG CTGCGCTCACAAACTCCGGCCTGCCTGCCAGCTTAGTGGCCTGCAAATGCGAGACACCTGAAGCTGAGTGGCAGGTTAACGCTGAGGCGATAGCGAGTCATACGTACTTCAAGTCCTGCGTTTCTACCTACAAGATCTCGTCTACCGATGATATCGAGGTTGCAAAGACATGCCTACATACCATTCTTAGGGCTGCTATGGCACACCGAAGAG AAGAAAATGGTGAAACAGTATCGCGCAGAAGAGCGCAATCCGCTGCTAATCTAGAAGCCCCCGATGGCGGCACCGGGCGTCCCATCAGCCAACATAGCAAGCACAGTCGAGCAAGTTCCGACTTCTCTCTACTCAAGGGATTTACTATTCCTACGATCAGCGAAGGCTATCGAACGCAGACTTCTCGCAGCCCTAGACGGGGTCAATCTGCCAGTCCTAATCCTGAGGCAGGAGAAGTTGGCACGACGCAAACACTCAATAACATGCTCAGAACTCCTGGTATTCGATTGGACAGACCCAGCACCGACTCATTCTTGGACGTAGATGAGTCTGATCCAGAGTCATATCGTTATTCCGACGACATTCCGATACTTCAAAGAAACGACGACAACAGTTTGGATAAGCAAGCAAAGACACTAGGTGTGACATTTGACGAACTAGTTGACCGCCTTCTTGCCCCCCGCCTGACCCGAATAGACAACAACTTCTCTGATGTGTTTTTGTGTCTTTATCGCAAGTTTGCGGCTCCTGGTGAGCTCTTCACTGCTATTTTGACCAGGCTGGACCAGGTGAGGGAAGACAAGACAGCGCACTATCTTTCCAAGACCGCAACACAACTACGCATTATCGAGGTAGTGGCCAAATGGGTGTCGCTTTATCCTGGCGACTTTGCCCGCCCGCAAACAAGACGAAACTTGGAAGAGTTTATCAGACATTTGAGTACCGAGCCAATCTTTTCTATCGCTGCGCAGCACATGCGGCGCCATCTCCAATTTAATGTGGTGGAGGACGATGACACTGGCTGGGCGAATTCGGATGAGGCGAGCGATAGACTTGCGGGCGAGATCCTGTCGAAAGACATGAACGAGTTGTCTTCTGGTGTAAGTGTGCTGACAGTGGAATCGGATACTGATGGGCGACCATCTGGGAGCTCGGAGGTTTCACTTGCAGACCGAAGTAGCAGTGTTTCAAGTCAAGCGCACTTCCATACGTTCGAAGACTATGAGAGAGCGGCGGCCAGCTTGGAGCCTACGGACAACTTGCCTATGAATAAGTTCCGCTACCATATCTTCATGGATATACCCAATGATGATGTTGCGGATGAGTTGACCAGAATCGACTGGATCATGTTTTCGTCTATCCGCATCCGAGACTTTGTTCGACATGTCAGTCTATCGGCGTCACAAAAAGAAAGATGCAAGAGTTTGCGAAACGTCAACCGGATGATTAACCACTTCAACCATATTGCAAAATGGGTTGCCAACATGATTCTATTACGAGACAAGGCCAAACACCGAGCGCTGATACTCGAGAAATTCATGCATATATCGCTTAAACTTCGCCAGCTTAACAACTACAACGGTCTGGCGGCTGTTTTAGCTGGTGTAAACGGAACAGCTATCCATCGGCTGAACCAAACAAGGACGCTAGTACCAGCTGATATACAAAAGAGATTCGCACGGTTAGGTATACTGATGGGGACACAAAAAAGTCACTTTGCGTACCGTTTGGCGTGGGAGAATTCATCCCTTCCAAGAATTCCATTCATCCCTCTTCACCGGAGAGACTTGGTGTCAGCCGAGGAGGGAAGTAAAACATTCGTTGGCGCAGACGGAGATCGCATTAACTGGAAAAAGTTTGAGGTGCTCGGAGAAGTTCTGCTTCCGATGATGAAAAGTCAGGGCGCATCGTACCCAAATCTGGCCAAGCATGAGAACGCAAGAGAGCTGATTTTGGGTTGCCGAATGCCGACAGACGAAGAG GACATCTATCAGCGTAGTGTACAGGTTGAAAGTGGCTCAGCTGGTTTCGCTGAGCCACCGAAGAAGAAATTCCCGTGGTTCGCGAAGTAG